The genomic interval GATGACCTCCGCCGCCGGTTCGTGGCCTCGTTTGACGTGCTCGCCCAGCACGGGCCCGCGATGCACGTGCGCTTCACCAATACCTATATCTCCCTGCCGGAGGGGGCGATCTCCATCTACTGGCCGGATTACCCCGACTGGTGCCGGAAGGTCGCTCCCATGCTGTCGGTCGTCCGGACGAGGAAGTCCCAGGCCAACCCACCGTCCGATAGCAGTGAGCTCTGGCGCAGCAGTCAGCGCGACAAGAACCCGGAGCGGCGGATGGTCTGGTCCAACATCTACCGCGACAAGGTCAGCAAGGGCTGGGTGGTCTCCATCTCCACCCCGGTGGACATCGAGGGCCGCCTCGTCGCGACGATCGGCCACGATGTCCTGCTCGAGGAGTTGATGGCCCGCACCGTCAATGACCACCTGCCCGATGCCTACAACATCATCTTCCGTGACGATGGCACGCTCATCGCGCACCCCGAGCTGATGAAGGATGGCTCCTCCAACGCCTCCGACGTCCTGACGGCCACCGGGCAGCAGCCCGATGCCTCCATCTCCCAGGAGCAGCGCGCCCACCTCAAGAGCACCTTCGAGCGCGTGAAGGGACGCCAGCCCGGGCAGGTCATCGTCGAGGATCCGGAGTATGGCGAATACATCGCCGTGACGCGGCTGAAGGGCCCCGGCTGGTACTTCGCCACCGTCCTCCCCCAGAACGTGGTGACCCGGCCCGCCCTCCGGGCCGCCCGCTACGTCCTCGGTGTCGGTGTCCTCTCGCTCGTCCTGGCGCTGGCCATCATGTACCGGGTGCTCAACGTCCAGCTCTCCCGCCCGTTGCTGGCCTTCACCCGCGCCGCCGATCAAGTGACGGCCGGTGACTTCAAGGTCTCGCTGGATACCTCGCGCAACGACGAGCTGGGGCGGCTCGCGAGCGCCTTTCAGTTGATGACCGAGGAGGTCCAGCGCCGCGAGGAAGCCCTGCGTCAGGCCAACGAGGGGCTGGAACAGCGCGTGGAGGAGCGCACCCGCGAGCTGAAGGCGCTCCACCAGCAGTTGGTGGGGGTGGCGCGGCAGGCCGGCATGGCGGAGATCGCCACCAACGTGCTGCACAACGTGGGCAATGTCCTCAACAGCGTCTTCACCTCGGCGACGTTGGCGAGGGAGCAGTTGACCGGGATGAAGCTCGAGCACGTGGGCCGGGTGGGGGGGCTGCTCGAGGAGAACCAGGCCTCCCTCGCGACCTTCCTCACCCAGGACGAGCGCGGCCGGGTCGTGGCTCCCTTCTTGATACAGCTGGGGCAACACCTGACGGAGGATCGCCAGGAGATCCTCTCCCTGCTCGATGACCTGGGCCGGTACACCGCGCACATCGGCACCATCGTCAAGGTCCAGCAGAACTACGCCAGCGCCCCCAAGCTTCACGAGCCCGTCCAGGTGGCGGAGCTGCTCGAGGACGCCCTGCGCATCAACGTGACCGCGCTCGGCCGCTCCGACATCCAGGTGGAGCGGCACATCGCTCCCCTGCCTCCGGTGGTGACGGACAAGCACAAGGTGCTGATGATCCTCGTCAACCTGATCAGCAACGCCAGGTATGCGATGGACTCCGTCCCCGCGGGGCAACGGCTCCTGAGCCTGAGAATCGACACTCCCGTGGAGGGCCGCCTCCGTGTGTCGGTCACCGACAATGGGGTGGGAATTGCCCAGGAGATGCTCACGAGCATCTTCCAGCATGGGTTCACCACCCGCGAGGGTGGGCACGGCTTTGGATTGCACGCCAGTGCGCTGGCCGCTCAGGATCTGGGGGGGTCGCTGGTGGCGCGGAGCGAGGGGCCGGGACGCGGGGCCACCTTCATCCTGGAACTGCCCTGTCAGGACGGTGGGCGCAAGGCGTAGACCCTCACCCCAGCCCTCTCCCAGAGGGAGAGGGGGCATACACGGTGAGGAAGCGGGTTGGACCCTCTCCCTCTGGGAGAGGGACGGGGTGAGGGTATGGGGTGTACCCGGGTTCCCCTCTACTTCGCGCTGCTCAGACGCTTCGCCGCCGCCGCCGCGTCCGGATGGTCCTTCTGCAGCTCCGCCGCCTTCTCGTACTCGGCTTTCGCCTCCACCAGCTTGCCCGACGCTTCCAGCAGCTGGCCCAGTGCGTAGTGCGGTTCGCCAAAGGCCGGGTCCATCTTCACCGAGCCCCGGAAGGACTGCTCCGCCTCCTTCGGCTTGCCCAGCTGGTACAGCGCGTGCCCCAGGTACAGCAGTCCGTAGGCGTGCCCCGGCTCCAGCGCCACCACGTCCCCCAGCACCTTCACCGCCTTCTCCTTGTCCCCGCCTCGCAGGTACAGGAAGCCCAGCTCCGCCTTCGCGTCCAGCTGCGCCGGATCCTTCTTCGTCACTTCCTCCAGCTCCGGCACCGCCAGGTCCGGCCGCCCCCGCCTCGAGTGCAGGATGCCCAGCCGCGCCAGCGCCGCCGTGTCCGCCTCCTCGCCCTCCTTCGGCTTCAGCTGCTTCTCCGCCCCGTCGTAGTTCCCCATCGCCAGGTACAGGTCCGCCAGCCCCAGCTTCGCCGCCTGGTTCTCCGGCTCCTCCGCCAGCACCGCCTCGTACAGCGGCGCCGCCTTCGCTCCCACCCGCTTGCGCGCGTAGGCCTTCGCCAGCGCCAGCCGGGCCTCCGTCGTCGGCTCCAGCGACAGTCGCTCCTCGTACTGCGCGATGGCCCCGTCCAACTCACCCTTCGCCAGCAGCGCGTCGCCGTACGCCGCCCGCGCGCTCGCGTCCTTCGGGAAGCCCTCCACCGCCTTCGCCAGCGTCGCCACCGCTTCGTCCACCTTCCCCATCCCCAGGTACGCCCTCGCCAACCCCTGCCACGCCTCCGTGTTCGGCTTGCCGTCCTCCGCGCTCGCCTCCAGCGCCTTCTTGTACGCCTCCACCGCCCGGTCCTTCTTGCCCTGCGCCAGGTAGCTCGCCCCCAGCTGCGTGTATGGACCGCTCGCCCTCCGAGGCTCCAGCGACAGCGCCTTCTCGAAGTGCTTCGTCGACCGGATGTGGTCGTCCTTGCGGAAGTACGCCATCCCCAGGTTGAAGTGCGCCTCCGCGTACTTCGGGTCCGCCGCCACCGCCTTGCGGAAGCTCTCCAGCGCCTTGGCGTACTTTCCCTGCGCGTCCAGCGCCACTCCCAGGTTGTTGTGCGCCAGCGCGTGCTTCGGCGCCACCGCCAGCGCCTTCTCGTACTCGGACACCGCCCCGTCCAGCGTGCCCTCGCGCATCAGCAGCACACCCAGGTTGTAGTGCGCCTCCGCGTCCGCCGGCGCCAGCCGCGCCGCCTCCCGCAGCGTCTCCTGGGCCTCTCCCGCGAGCCCCTTGTCCGCCAGCCCCTTGCCCAGGTTCACCCGCGCCGCCGTCAGCTTCTCGTCCAGCTTCAGCGCCTCCCGGTACGCCGAGATGGCTTCGTCCGCCTTCCCCGCGCGCTGCAGCGCCTCGCCCAGGTTGAAGCGCAGCTCCGCGTCCTTCGGCGCCAGCTCCACCGCCTTCGTGAAGCGCGCGATCGCCGTGTCCCGCTCGTCCAGCGCCCTCGCCAGCAGCCCGCGCTCGGCGTGCAGCCCCGCCTCCTGCGGCCACGTGGCCAGCGCCGCGTCCAGCAGCTCCCGCGCCTTGTCCGTCTCCCCCGACAGCCGCAGCGCTCGCGCCAGCGCCACCTTCGGCGGCAGCAGCTCCGGCTCCCGCTCCGTCAGCTTCCTCAGGGGCGCCACCGCCTTCCGCGGTTGCCCCTGCGCCAGGAAGGCCGTCCCCAACCGGAACAGCTTCTCCGCCTCGGCGGACATCTCCGCCCGCGCCACGGACTCCACCACCGTCTCCTCCGGCGGCGGCGTCTCCACCTCAGGCGTCTGGGCGGTGAGCAGCTGGAACACCAGCAGGCCAGCTCGCGTCATCACAGTTTCTCCACGTAGGGGCTCGCGCGTGCGTCGAAAGTCTTCTTCGCCAGGGCGGCCTTCTTCACCTCCCAGGCCTCCCGCGCTGTCTTCTCCTGGGCAATGTCTTCCGCCAACTCCCCCCGCTCCTCCTTCACCTCCGCCTCACACTTGGAGACCTGCCCCTCGTACTT from Archangium lipolyticum carries:
- a CDS encoding tetratricopeptide repeat protein, coding for MTRAGLLVFQLLTAQTPEVETPPPEETVVESVARAEMSAEAEKLFRLGTAFLAQGQPRKAVAPLRKLTEREPELLPPKVALARALRLSGETDKARELLDAALATWPQEAGLHAERGLLARALDERDTAIARFTKAVELAPKDAELRFNLGEALQRAGKADEAISAYREALKLDEKLTAARVNLGKGLADKGLAGEAQETLREAARLAPADAEAHYNLGVLLMREGTLDGAVSEYEKALAVAPKHALAHNNLGVALDAQGKYAKALESFRKAVAADPKYAEAHFNLGMAYFRKDDHIRSTKHFEKALSLEPRRASGPYTQLGASYLAQGKKDRAVEAYKKALEASAEDGKPNTEAWQGLARAYLGMGKVDEAVATLAKAVEGFPKDASARAAYGDALLAKGELDGAIAQYEERLSLEPTTEARLALAKAYARKRVGAKAAPLYEAVLAEEPENQAAKLGLADLYLAMGNYDGAEKQLKPKEGEEADTAALARLGILHSRRGRPDLAVPELEEVTKKDPAQLDAKAELGFLYLRGGDKEKAVKVLGDVVALEPGHAYGLLYLGHALYQLGKPKEAEQSFRGSVKMDPAFGEPHYALGQLLEASGKLVEAKAEYEKAAELQKDHPDAAAAAKRLSSAK
- a CDS encoding ATP-binding protein, giving the protein MPPAVARPQTALAHSTLLKMGVWIAGVIALATLVSYFHLLRSVRDEALAQLARYVEARAPREQALFVLAEDNHALLKTSLEERIRAWSHEDPSARFDSLYVREPDGAIRCRLENFDGMKMPGGMVSEGVEPDDDLRRRFVASFDVLAQHGPAMHVRFTNTYISLPEGAISIYWPDYPDWCRKVAPMLSVVRTRKSQANPPSDSSELWRSSQRDKNPERRMVWSNIYRDKVSKGWVVSISTPVDIEGRLVATIGHDVLLEELMARTVNDHLPDAYNIIFRDDGTLIAHPELMKDGSSNASDVLTATGQQPDASISQEQRAHLKSTFERVKGRQPGQVIVEDPEYGEYIAVTRLKGPGWYFATVLPQNVVTRPALRAARYVLGVGVLSLVLALAIMYRVLNVQLSRPLLAFTRAADQVTAGDFKVSLDTSRNDELGRLASAFQLMTEEVQRREEALRQANEGLEQRVEERTRELKALHQQLVGVARQAGMAEIATNVLHNVGNVLNSVFTSATLAREQLTGMKLEHVGRVGGLLEENQASLATFLTQDERGRVVAPFLIQLGQHLTEDRQEILSLLDDLGRYTAHIGTIVKVQQNYASAPKLHEPVQVAELLEDALRINVTALGRSDIQVERHIAPLPPVVTDKHKVLMILVNLISNARYAMDSVPAGQRLLSLRIDTPVEGRLRVSVTDNGVGIAQEMLTSIFQHGFTTREGGHGFGLHASALAAQDLGGSLVARSEGPGRGATFILELPCQDGGRKA